From Antechinus flavipes isolate AdamAnt ecotype Samford, QLD, Australia chromosome 1, AdamAnt_v2, whole genome shotgun sequence:
ATATTGACTAAGCCTTAGACTCTCTCTGGAGCTGCTTCTCATTAATTAAATAGGTTGCTTGAACAAAATTATGTCTAAGGTTCcttctcttaaaattttaaattctgggttctaaggttccttccaattctgggATTCTATATACTAATCACATTTCAACTCTACCATTCTATAATCTGTGTTAATGCACCATCCATATGTGACATTTTGTGGGGGAGAGGGAATTTAGAAGAGTGGGATCCCTTCGAGGCCTAATAGCTAATTTCCTTCccagtttttcattttatatcctatatTCTTATGTTCCTCCAATCTTTTCTATGTTTTGTACTATAAGGTGTTGAATTCTATATATTGCATTAAGTATAGTATATTATTTGATTTCCATTAGTtctaatattttatcattctatGGTTCACTATTACTTAATAGAAGAATTTGGTATCTAAATCAGAGGCCACAATagtatctcataagaaaaacaataatttctgTCCTTTAGTTCTTTGCTTCTCAAATATGTTTAAGGAAATGATCTATactcaggggaaaaaacaaaaatatatagaaacaagGTAATATTTGGTGAGGAAAGtgtaataatcataataatagcatttatatcatgTTTAAAGATTTTCAGTAAACAATTATagattatctcatgtgatcctcacagtAATTCTCTGAAGAATGTGCTATTTTTGCCTCATTTAACAGAAGCGTATAAGGTTGGACAAATGAAcatggagggagaaaagttttCATGGTTCACTCTgtcctttattcattttcttttctggtgaTGTCATTTACTCCTATTAATATAACTAACTCCTTTATGTAAGTGATTCCTAAATCTCTAAATCCAACTCCCATCTGTTCTAAAATCTCCTATCTCCTAAATTCACTTACCCAATTTATATCAATATACCAGAACCCTAAATTCAATATTCCAAAACTGAGCTAATCCTCCCTCCAAAAATATCCTGcccatttttcagtttctttatttttattgatgtacTTATCAACATACTCAGTCTTATCGATAATTTATCATTCTTCTCTATCCATCACATACATCTGTTGTTGAGTACTATCCATTTGAGCTCTGTATTATCTCTTACATCTATCCAATCTTTTTAACAATAACACTACTACCCTGATTTTGATTCTTACAACTTCTgccctggattattgcaatagcctcttaATTTGTCCTTGTTTTACATCTCTTCTGCATGTTCTCAGAGGAAGAGGTTTCTTTTCTCAGTCCCAAGACTAACTCTTCCAGCTATGCTCTTGATTACATTTCCATTTCCTCTGGGACTTCATGACTTTAATCATCACTCTCTGACTACTTTCTCCCTTCTTAAATCTAACCAAATggtacacacacgcacacactcaAAACAACATCTTCCTACTATGTTGCTTTGATTCTATAAGTACTCAACTTATACACTTTGATGAGTGGCCCTACCAAATAAAGTTTCTGATATGCAAGGTCCTACACAATCTGGTTCCAACTTACATAATCAGCCTTATCTCACTTATATCTTTTCCATATTCTCCATTTCTGCTAATGTGGAATACTTACTATCCTATGTTTTTACCCAAACCTGTTTTTATTCACTTTCCCACACATATGGAATGGATTGCTTCTATTTGTTTCTGGCAATCAAAATGcctcccttccttcaaggagcaaTTCAGGTATAATCTTATTCAAAAATTCATCTTTAATTTTCCCATGTCCAATCTCCAAGctaaaaattatcatttcctCCTCAAATTTCTCCCGGTTCTTTGTCACGGCCACTATTTTGTAATGATTGGTATAATATACTTTATCTCTAAGATTCTTAATCAGAGATCTGTgggtatttttcattattttaataactatttcagtataattgatttcctttgaaatcaatgtattttattttatatagttaaaaacattgttctgaaaaGGTCCATAGACTTCATCAGAATGTCTTAAGGGATTCTTGACACAAGAAAGAGATTAAGAACTCTTGTATCATGTTATGGTTATTTGCATATACATTTTTATCTCTACCTCAACcacaaaaaaattagattttaaattattCCAAGTTAAAATATGtcttctgtcatttttttattcCTGTAATCAAGTTAAAATCTTATTAATAATGGGCTTTCAGAAAGAGTTTGAGTTGAGTTTAATTAAATACAAAGACACAGATCATAGTTACACAAAATGAAGCAATGTCTTAAGACACCAAGAGAAATATGAAGTTACAGAATcagagaatgtggaaaaacttttaTGTTAAGCCAACATACAATTAATTTGAGTATATGTTAGCAATAGTCAACAACAAATTACAGAGGCatttagaataatttatattctattttttcaacttactacaataaatattgattttatatttgattccattctcttcttgatctattctgtAACTGCCCAAGCTGTTTCTTTGACTTCAGTTCAATTTAGAAATTTACTTGTTTAAAAGTTCCATCTTCTTCTCTaagttaagtttaaaagtttggTTTCCCTCTTGAAATACCTTAATTAAAAGAAGCCTGCTATCTTAAGTTTAAGAATTCTGTTTCTCTACAAATCATGATTAATTGAAGGAAAATTATCTCTACATCACTGACTCTCTTTGGATCATGAGTGCAAATATGTTATCTCTTAGATTATGAAGAGTAGCTTTCTGTGAATCATTCCATGTCAAGATAGACTGTTATTTCTATTCTTCTAATAACCAGATGAACTCTATCAATCAAACTTTTCTAATAGCAGGATGGAAAGAATGGTGGTTATTAGGCTCAAATGTCTAACTAATCATATTGCTCTATTGTCTGCAATGTTTCTGATTATATAAccaataatatttattgttttttcatctgtgatgttcactattctttcttttgtgcatctcaaaaaaatctatgaaaagcCTAGGTCATCTTACCTCATGTTCTTTTAGATTATTGAGGAGCTGAGATCCTTCATTTATTGGTCAGTTAGCCTTACAAATAAATTGATTGTGCTTGCAACTTTGTGACTCACTATATTTCAGTCATGACATTGCACacccattttccttattttcttttctaagtttgtttatatatatatgcaacttGTCAatgaaaatagtattaaaaatcaaatattataatgaattaaagagaaaaagttaaatatatatgcatatataaacaaatataaatcacTGTTACTTATCATTGCaatttgtctttctctaaattttttaGGTAATCTAGATGCAGTAAcatggaaaagggaaatgatacaGTTGTGACAGAGTTTTTTCTGGTGGGGCTTTCTAATTACCCAGCCCTCCAGATGCTCCTTTATGTGCTCTGCCTGTTGATGTACTTGGTGATTCTACTGGGAAACAGTGTCCTCATTATCATCAGCATCCTGGATCCCTGCCTCCACAAcccaatgtatttttttcttggaaaccTTTCCTTTCTGGACATCTGCTATACATCCTCCTCTATCCCCAAAATGCTGATAAATTTTATGTCTGAGAGAAAATCCATCTCCTTCATTGGATGTGCCCTTCAGATGGTTATTTCTCTTGGGTTGGGTTGCACAGAATGCATTCTCCTTTCAGTAATGGCCTTCGACAGGTATGTAGCCATCTGCAATCCCCTTAGGTATACCATCATCATGAACAAGGGCCTCTGTGTGCAGATGGCTGCTTGGACATGGACTATAGGGCTTCTGAATTCTTTCGCACATACTATGCTTGCTATGATGATGCCTTTCTGTGGAAACATAATTGATCATCTTACGTGTGAAATTCTTGCTCTTCTCAAGCTGATCTGTGGAGACGTATCCCTCAATGTATTTATCATTATGGTGGGAAGTATATTTTTCTTAATCATGCCTTTGatactcattttcttctcttatatctTCATTCTCTCCACCATCCTAAGGATCAATtctagagaaggaaggaggaaagccTTTTCCACTTGTTCAGCCCACCTGACAGTGGTAATCTTGTTCTATGGCTCTGCTCTTTTTATGTACATGAAGCCCCAGACCAAGGACACTAAGCTTTTTGATGAACTCTTTGGATTATCTTACTGGGTTATCACCCCAATGCTGAACCCCATTATCTACAGCCTAAGGAACAAGGAGGTAAAAGAGGGTGTGAAGAAAGTGTTCATCAGAAATCTGTACTTAAGGACAATGTGAAATATGAAACTAGCAGTTGAACTCTTTTATGTATGTGAACCTTGTCCTGTGTATGCAAAACCAATACTACTATCCTTGCTATTAGTAGGGCAAGAATAACTGAAGAACCTCACATGGGATCCcatctttttttcatatagaATAAACATTTCTGAAGCGTGGTTCTACTGCTTGTGCTGTTAATTCCCCACCTCCATCTCTGCTTGATTTTCTAGGCTCAATGATGAATTCTGTTAAATTGTCACACATATCCCCATACACATTTTACTAACAAATTTGTAATTAGTTAAGAAATTACCTTTATAATTCCTGTTCATTGCTTCCAAATGCTTAAAATCTGATTTCATAGAGTTATTAGAAACAGTTGTTGAAATCTTTAAATTTCAATGAAAAATCTGGAttgcatttatatattcatttagaCAGCACATTTACTGAGCATGTCCAATGTACTAGgtcttaggaaaataaaataataaagatataacTTCTTTCTATTCCCCAGTAGTTTATAATAAAGTTTGATTATGCTATAAAATAAGACTCAGCATACATCTCAGAGACCAACTAGTCCATTTGACACTATATCAAGATTCCATACAAATGGTTTTTCAACCTTTACTTCACAACTTACAAGGAGAGTAACTTACTACTTAACACTTGGATATCTCCAATCCTTAAGTATTTAGGGAAATAACAATATGAGGAGTTGTAATTTCCATTGTTTGCTTCTAGTTCTATCCTCTATGTCTAAGCAATCAGTCATTAAATTGGCATTTGTTGAATACTTACTACTGAGAAAATTGAAGATTCTGGGTCAGCAAGTAGTTAATTGTTAAGAATTGAATTAACCAAACTTGACTCTATCTTGTGACTCAGACTCAAGTTAGTTTAGTTCCATTTCTCTCCGATTTGGGATCTAGTCCaaattctgtcttgtgagaaaaatTGTTCAATTGTGGGAATTGGAAGAAAGTTTTACAGACTGTTTGAACCTAGCCCTATATGGCTAGAAAATTGAACTACCACTCACTGTTGCTTAGACATCCTTAGTCAAGGACCTAAGTTATGCTGATTAGAAATCCAATCAGATCTAAAGCTTTGTTTAAAAGAGTTTCTTTATAATTGTATATTTCAAATTCATATGCTGTCTTTTTTGAAAACTTGTCCAATACAGATCAATAATCCATTgtttcatatactttaacatatttaacatgtactggtctacctgccatctaagggaaggggtagggggaaggaggaaaaagttggaacagaaagttttgcaagggtcagtactgaaaaattccccatgcatatgtcttgttaataaaaagttataagaaaagaaaaagaaagaaaaaataaaatgaaccactcttcccttttaaaaaaagtcattgtttccatgtttctttgatagtttacATGCACTTGGAGGTAGTTGGACACCTCTTTGTCTGATTTCAGGGAATCATATCtgttcacttttcccctcccaactTATTTGATGATTTCTCTTGGGAAAATGCTCAGAAAATCACTAAATTCCAAGTTGCATATTTTGTGGAATACTTTATGATGTTATTATATGAATACTAAACTTTTTATCAGGATTACAAAATTGAAAAGTTCATGGGCATCTCAGGAATAATTAGGTACAACTCATATAAAAAGTACCTCGCTTATAACAAACCCAGCAAGAGATCACAGAGTCCTTCAATCAATATAAAGGAACCCATCACCTCACAAGAAAGTCCATTATAATTATGGACATGACTAATTGTTAGAAACATTTTCTTGACATTAAATCTAAGTCCAGATATTTTTTTTGCAGGATCAGCCCactattctaattctaatttctgaactcaaagaaaacaaatctaataTCTCATTCATATCAAGACGCTTCAACCTACTTAAAGTTAGCATATTTCAACTCAAGTCTAATCTTCTAAAAAGATTTCTGACAACCTTgtgattcttttccttccccaaaaaaagtatatatgtggAGAGGGATAGCTTAAGTCAGTCAGTCTGGTTATCCTGGACTTGCTGTACAATAGGACAATCCCTCTCTACACCTAGGGACTTGCCACTAGGCTGTCTTTTGCACAATTGCAAAAAACTTGGAATCCAGGAAAAGTGGAACATGGAATTTCTTTGTAATATTGTGTGGCCTCAATATAAACtaaagcaaaacttcttaaattgtaggTCATGACCCATAACAGGGTCATATGACTAAATGTGGGAGTCATGTAATTGTAATTTATTATcgataaatgtttgatttgcatacctatatagatgaggtcatgtaaaaatttatcCAGCAAAAAGTTATCACAAATGAAAATATGGAAGATGGGTTAGTGGAGAGGAACAAGAAAACTGGGTTTTTTTGGGGTCCCTTACTATAAGACCATTCTGCAACTTAATCTCTTTTGTCACTATGAAGAAAAAATTCTGTATCCAAGCCTTTATGGCTCCTTTGCAAAACTCCACTCTCTGGCAATAAGACAAAATGCGTTTGGCAAAATTAAaataggggaaaggggagggtaAAGAACCAGACCTTTTAGATGACTTTCTTTGTTCCTGGATCCTAAAGGCTCTGTCCCCCACCCCTATGAATAATCCTTATCAGGAAAACTGCTACCTCCTACATGAACCTCTCCCTTAACTCTTATCCACAAATCCTACCTTTATGTCTCCAGGAA
This genomic window contains:
- the LOC127558876 gene encoding olfactory receptor 13D1-like, with the protein product MEKGNDTVVTEFFLVGLSNYPALQMLLYVLCLLMYLVILLGNSVLIIISILDPCLHNPMYFFLGNLSFLDICYTSSSIPKMLINFMSERKSISFIGCALQMVISLGLGCTECILLSVMAFDRYVAICNPLRYTIIMNKGLCVQMAAWTWTIGLLNSFAHTMLAMMMPFCGNIIDHLTCEILALLKLICGDVSLNVFIIMVGSIFFLIMPLILIFFSYIFILSTILRINSREGRRKAFSTCSAHLTVVILFYGSALFMYMKPQTKDTKLFDELFGLSYWVITPMLNPIIYSLRNKEVKEGVKKVFIRNLYLRTM